ttcccaaagtcatgccagtgtctgtgcaaggtatgcctgcctgcctcagggctttggcagcctgtgcaatggttgcagaaatggccactaccctcactttaggccacaccacagtactccacaccacacatgatgtcctggcaatacttaaaggcttacacacacagcacatgtcagcacaacgccttagtggatatgaagtactccttttgagtaaccctacccttaccatcaagtacacacccattctcaatgcccttttaggcttgaaagatcccgaggatgaaccacccgacctacatgactgtgctgcttccattgaagctgaaacttctcccagacttgacatgtctcccgttcccataccaggcgcagacatagtttttgttgacggctcctgtagtaggcccaatgacaatacataccaggctggctatgccattgtcacccttcctgatactgtgttggaaaccctaccaataccttatcagtccgcgcaagctgcagaactcattgcactcactagagcatgtccctcccttgacaacgtccatctgctcactcaacttcaagctgctgcgactaatactgatctctccgactggacttacccaattctgcagaaaaatcctaaatcaggattaatctgcaaagaggggaaaccctgtataccccagtccggtgcccctttgctcgttgcccagtgccgtggtgttggtcaccgtggtgaagccacaacactcctcctactaaccaatgatttttatgttactaatgccaaatcacttgtggaccagtatgttagcagatgcatcacttgcctcaggaacaaccctaataaagctaaacaccagcatcttgaataccccacagaaaactctaggatactcaccctttgaaatactaatgggtagacccttttcctacaccctgggctaagaaaccactagtagtacaggaaggagatctagaactcatcagagaagagtatgtcaggtccctgataacaaaactgaatgaaattgaacatgaggttgtttgtaaaaaccctttgaatccacaggaacctacacacccctttaaagtcagagacagagtcgtggtgaaggtgctccccaggaacaagagcccaggagacttcacctatggtccagagacagaggtcgtagcagttacccgaacagcagtcctgacagaggaaagtcctacctggatccatgcatcccgagtaaaaaaggttcctagaccagacctagagagggaagcaagtgattccagtgaggtacgaaccggggcagacagccctgacctcccacctagcgaagaaagaagaacagaagaagatgaggaacctgccccctatctctatcctggggactatctcgatagccctactggccctcattcacctcacaatatgtgaagtcgacatcacacaaacaaatgggatccccaccttgtggtataattcctctaacacacacgtagccacatatatccttgactattttatgttccccaaaattgctgatgacaaatattatatacaacaaaggaggaaatcaggaatgtctgagacagtatatatttgtgttactgacgaatggtactatgacattagatattatggatctaattgtaattcctgggaatctgtggggtggaatacaggagcagattggaaatatggcccatcatttgcaaaaaaaatagatggagcaaatatggagtacccctactttctagactatccattcataagatggatgaaggcccaaattcatacaggtttagactaaacatagtggaccctagcagaagcgacaatgagacttatgtagttggtatatggtggcaagcaggatactatagtgcaagacaaaggttttatttgtgggacatgtataaaaaccccaaaataccagcctaaaattgctccccaaaacaaacctttaaagccacatattgccacttctaaagatatggtggctattactaaccctacctttgaagacaccctagctattgaaactggtttctctgacattaatttttggttggaatggatgaagtatagtgctaacaaacacaataaaagcaactgttatgtctgtggcaaatctaggccccacctaggtacagtgccccttaatatacccctagaacaggaaaattgttttttcagcctttttaatgacaccaaaacaaatgacagtcagtgcgaaatgtggaaaagggaatatcccatattgtcaaaaaatcccaacccaggaagcaccataaccatatatcctggaaactatacctgttatacatctaacaccaccacagggagaaatttaaaaaccttcccaccagggtattgtgcaaataaaagaacaactgttttagtcaaccaaactagatcattaggcgacatttattacatatgtggggatatgaagcttagaattaaattagacacaccatggtatggtgagtgtgccctggccaaagtcataatgccactcctaatgatcaccgatgaccccactcctccctctaatactcctgctaatcgaaagaaaagagcactcccaggaggtagctttgacccccacgtatacattgatgctataggggtcccaagaggtgttccaaatgagttcaaagctagagatgaggtggctgcgggttttgagtcattgtttcctatagtaactgtaaataaaaacgtagcctggattaattatatatattataatcaacaaagatttgttaatgataccaaagatgctcttaaaggtatagctgaacagctagaagccacttcccaaatgacattccaaaatagaatggcccttgacatgatcctagcagaaaaaggcggtatatgtgtttacattagtaaggtggaaggctgttgtacatatattcctgacaacactggtcccaatggtaaggttactttagccataaacaagttagaaaccttatccatagaacttaagaaaaattcaggtattgataacccatggagccaatattttgggtggtttgaaaattggaaacaggctcttgtgcaaataagcatattcatacttgtaactttaattcttgtaggcattatagtttattgtgtaatcccctgtggaaagaaacttacctccaaaggcattgataaggccctgatgtactatgatataaccaccagtcctgtcacctcctctgatagtaagggacccgacgattatgtccaatatctcaagaactggaggaacaagaaaggagcctcactcaagaatcatgtcatataataatcatgattctaagaggggattgaagggttagctcttctgtctctgtaaatattactttttatatgatcaatttccttataatagttacagtgtaaaagtgaatatttctacttccctaatgaagggttaaaacatgctatatgaactcttatgtgtttgcatggatgcttgctgccctgtgctaggtgcctttgtctctcatacagataccaggcttgtatgtgtctgtttctcaaggtcagttctataccagatgaaacctgttacagactttgttaaatgttttgagaaacttgtagaaaacccatatatgaacatccgcctttttcactcctgcctggtaactaccaacgagccaatgggagtgtaacgacatgtcagttacacccatatgcattgtcttatatacctttgttaacctcataataaacagtgtgaatttttactgcttgtgttgtgcatgtaactgatagcataaaggtttacactcccagacgtctgagaggccatcacatcgagggttaaggtaataGGGCCATATCCTTTCAGCCCTCTACAGTCCAGGGGAACCCCTATTAATGTTGCAGCACAGCGGTTACAGAATACCCCAACACAAGCTAGGAGCGCAGGAGCAGCATGCCAGGACAGGGGAGTTACTCTCGCCGACACAGCCAGCGGGCCAGGGTCACCTGAGGTGAGGGGGAGATGGGATTTCCTGGCAGAGACACAGCAATATAATAGCCCTGCTAGGCAGCCAGAGGGCACTCCTAGGCAAGGGGGTAACTGGGGGCAGGGCGCAGGGAGCACGCAACAGGGGCATTACACAGGGGTTGCGAAACCAGCTTGCCCGCTCCCCTGCGTTTACAACGACATTTACAGGACAGAGCAGGGGCCGCGAAATGCCGCAAGCAAGCAACCGGGATCAAGGAGCCACATCGCAAAATTTCATATCACAATCGCAAGATTTCACATCACAACCACGAGGGAGAATCCAAGACAATTACAACAGTTACAGAGACAGTGCAGTCCTCGCCATGCCCAGCGGCCCGTCAGTGCAGCATCTTGCTGCAGCAAGAGCGGTGGAGAAAAATACAGCGGAGGCCGGTGCCGTGACCAGCCCGGCCAGAGAAGACGTCTCCACAGCATCACTCAGGAACGGTGAGATGAACCATGTGTTTAATATgcagaatgtgaatgttatgccgTTGTATAATAGCGATACACAAAGTGTGAGGGGTGGTACTGAAAAGGGGCAGAGCCAGGGGTTGCACCAAAACAGCGCGAGCAGCGCAAATGGCGGGGGGGCCACCTTAAACGAGGTAGCGAACACACAAGGGGAGGGTAACAGCGCCGCAGATAATCAGGCGGGCAAGCGGGGCAATAGCAGCGCGTCCGAGTCAGACGACGACGAGTCATGCAAGGTATTGAAAGAGCAACTGCGGTTGGCCAGGGCCAATCACAAGAAgaaaaagttggcagccccaggggCAGATACAGCGTGGAGTAAGCTAGGTCAGACCGGAGCAGCTAAGCCAGTTTTCTTGCAGCAGGGAGGCGCACTGGATCACGAGCTAGGCGCATTGGCAGGGCATTTGCCTAAAGAAATTAGGAAGGAAATTGTGAAGGGGGATTTCATCGACATATGCTCCCTTACAGAGGAAGGTCTCAGGGACAAGGAGAGGGGCAGCGAGAAGGGAGTAGGGCGTGGGGAATCCTACAAGACAATTGACAATTGGATGaccggcagggctgtttctagccaatttggctcccagtgcgagatttaacaatgcgcccccccatgacataaaaaaatgtgcccgccccccccccccccccccccacacacctagatggaaaaaaaaccttgcgcgcgcactcggcaaggggcgtggcctcatctaaatgggtgtggcctcatttaaatgggcatggcctcgtctgaaaagaccctgctccaacagatcacgaccaccacaggaaaaaaaaattctaccatattaaaccccacacagtaatgccacacactgcaatgcccttgatacattaaatccccacactacggcaggcaagagttcccatttcacacattacggcaggtgtccccattttacacattgagagagagagagaatacttacagaggcgattaccgctcttcggcccgcctcaccagtcgctcctcgcgccggcctttccctcttcctaacttggatccccctctgtactccgctcgggggggagggggtttcgcggagtgacagggttgcatcgtgacgtaacgacgcaaccgcgtcattccgtgaaactccgcccccaagcgggttactcggggagaaataggagggggaagcagggagccacagttagtgccgcggcgggcgcccagtgtggttgcactgctcgcctgccccaagaaacggtccTGATGACCGGGATGTTCGCATACTCTGGTTGCTACGTAGAAGCTTACCCAAATATGGCAATGAACATGATTAAATACATCAATCTTGTTTATTCAGTGTACAAGGATTATGGGGGAACTGCGTGGCGCAGATACGACGAGTCCTTCAGGTTAAGAGCGCAAGGGCAGCAACCCATCAAGTTTGGGACAAAGGATATCGAGCTGTGGCTCAAGGCGCAGGCAAGAGGGGCTAGCGATAAAGAAGCGACAGCGCAAAGGCAGGGGACAGGGAGGCCTAGCACGCATAGACAGGATATGCTCAAATGCTACGCCTTCAATGACACCCGGTGCACACGGGCTTTCTGCAAATTCAAGCACGCATGCACACACTGCAGCGGAAGTCACCCGGCAAAAGACTGCTTTAGAAAAAAagggcgacagggagagagaggggaaaagGTTTCCGGAGCGCTTGTGCCTGTCAAAAGCAAGTAGCccagtgaggctggagggtatgcagGCATGGCTAGCCAGGTACCCCAAGCGTTTAGAAGCCCAGCGGTTGCAGGAGGGTTTTAGAGTAGGGTTCAAGATCCCAATAAGACGGGACATCCTTCCGGGCGACCGCAATAGGAACCTTCATTCCATCAGGGAGCAGCAGCAGGTGGCGCGACAGAAAACTGGAAAAGAATTAGAGATGGGCAGGATGGCCGGGCCATTCGCGGCCCCCCCAATAGAAAATTTGGTAGTGTCACCGCTGGGGTTAGTTCCCAAGAAAGCACCGGGAAAATTCAGACTTATTCAACACCTATCTTTCCCGGAGGGGACATCGGTTAATGATGCCCTAGACGTGGAACAGTGCTCGGtgcaatatcagtcgtttgaccatgcgataaaaatggttaggaggcaagggaaaggggccttgttggcgaagctggacatcgagtcagcgttcaggctactccccctgcatcCGGACAGTTTTTACCTTATGGGTTTCCAGTTTGAGGGCCAATATTTCGTAGACAAATGTTTGCCTATGGGATGCGCAATATCTTGCGCGTTATTCGAAATTTTCAGCTCCTTCTTGTactggtgcttggaagcacggacaggctgtagggcagtagcgcactacctggacgatttcttgCTGGCAGGTCCAGCTCAGCCTGGGAGGTGCGCGCAGTTGCTGCAATAGCTTACAAAGATGCTGAACGAGTTCGGAGTCCCCATCGCGGGGGAGAAAACTGAGGGCCCAAAACAGGTCATCTCTTAACTAGGTATAGAGATTGACACAGAGAAGATGGAGTGCCGGTTGCCAACAGAAAAAATTGAAAAGTTGGAGCGAGAGATCAGTGCATGCACCCAAGCGAAGTCAGTTACCTTGGGCCAGTTGCAGTCATTGCTAGGGTCGCTGAAGTTTGCTTGTCGCGTAATCCCTATGGGGCGGATTTTCAAGCGACGTATGGAAAGGGCAACAGCGGGGGTGAGGAAGAAACATCACTTCATCCGCATCAGCGGGGAATTAAAGGAAGATCTGTTAGTATGGCAGGATTTCTTGAAACAGTTTAACGGGGTGCGCAATGTGGCCGAGCAAGATATCGCCAAACCATGCACTGCAACTGttcacagacgcagcaggagccATAGGCTTCGGAGCGTACTTGCAGGGAGAGTGGTGCGCAGAAGAATGGCCGCAAAGGTGGAAGGACAGCGGTTTAACTAAGAACTTGGCAGCTTTGGAGTTGTTTCCTATAGTGGTAGCCGTAGAGGTTTGGAGCCGCAGGCTAAAGAATAAGTTCATACAGATTTGGTGCGACAATATGGGCGTGGTACAGGCCATAAACAGCCAATCTGCCTCGTCCGCACCAGTGATTAGGTTGCTGAGGTGGTTGGTAGCGGCATGCTTGAGGCACAACATCACATTCAGGGCAAAGCATGTACCAGGAGTCGAGAACGTTATCGCGGACGCGCTGTCACGTCGGAAATGGGAGGTGTTTAGGGCGGCAGCGCCGTTCGCGCGGGGCCAAGGTTTAACATGCCCttctcatctttggcagatagcCGAGCCTGTTTGAACGAGCTGGTGGAAAGGTCCCTGGCGCCAAAGACCTGGAAAGCGTACGTGGCAGCATGGGAGAAATGGCAGCAGTTCCAGGGGAATGTAAGCTCAGAGGGCCAGACGCCCCTGCAGCAATTGTTGGAATTCTTAGGCAAGAGTAAGGAGGAGGGAGCATCAAGGGCAGTGGCAAACACCAGGCTGGCAGGGGTATCTTTCTTTTCAAAGTTGCTAGGGAAAGAGGACCTAACTAAGGCATTCGTAGTGCGCACAGTGATGAAAGGATGGGCCAGAGTGGAGATACGGAGACCGGACTCCCGGGAGCCAGTAACCATAGAGAGGCTTAAGAGCATTATTCACATAGTGGCGAAAGTATGTAACGGAGAGTACGAGGAAAAACTGTTTAAAGCAGCGTTTATCATGGCGTTTAGCGGAGCATTTAGGGTCGGGGAGCTAGTAGCGCAGTCAAAAATGGCCGCCGGAACAGGCCTGTTGGTAAAAAACGTAGTGGCCTCGCAGGGCGCGGTCTTGTGCAAAATTCACAAGTCAAAAACAGACCAGATAGGTAAGGGAAGATGGGTCCAGTTGGGCAGGCACCCGGACACAACAGTCTGTCCAATCGAGGCGGTACAAACATTTTTGGAGGTCAGGCCAAAAGGGGGCGAGAATTTCCTCATTCATGTGGATCAGGCGGCACTTACCAGGTTCCAGTTCACAGCCATATTTAAAAAATGCATCAAGGAGTTAGGCTGGAACCCGAGGAAGTTCGGAACCCACTCATTTAGGATCGGCACGGCACCATCCGCCGCCAGCCAGGGATGCTCAGCCGAAGAGATAAAAGGGAAAGGGGGGTGAAAGTCAAACAGTTACAAATCTTACGTCAGGCCGGTGGCCAGGGCGCCGCCACAATAAAGGGAATTGACTACcgtcctaacacccccccccccccgcgcttccTCTATTCTTCGCAGGGATCGCCGGGAAGCGGTGTTGGATCTTCGGCCATTCATACATATTCTGGGCAGCGGCACGGCCGCAAAAAGACCATAAGGGCGCCAGCTGGGGATGAGGCGAGAAGAAGCAGCAGTTTTTTGGCTGGGCAACAGGGGCATGGTATGGGAGCAGGCCAGGGAGGCCTGGCTCAAGGCCGAGCGGGCATTGGGAAAGCCCGACGTGTTGGTGTTGCACCTTGGGGGAAACGATATCGGGAAAACAAAGTCGCTAGACCTGATCAGGCAGACCAGGGAGGACATTGCCTGGATAAAAGGGCGGTGGAGCAACGTGCGCATAGTCTGGTCAAAAATCATCCCGCGACTAGCCTATAGGGGGGCTAGATCAGGGCACGGAATAGACAGAGCTAGCAAGTAAGTCAATGCGGCCATCGGTAAAGTGGTCACAGCCAACGGGGGAAGCGTTATACACCACAATGACCTTGCAGGGAGATGAGGCACGATGGGGTGCACCTGTCGGACATAGGCCTTGATATCTTCAACAATGCGTTGCAGGATGCGTTGGAGGGTTTGCGGTGGTAGCGCAGGGTGGGGCTTCGGTCCGCAGGTCGCTGGGACCTCGTGTGGCGGGGAAGGAGTggtgcacaaggcatggtaaggggggattgtcagaatgcctcgcataagtcaccaattagtaggccgtacgccagctaaatgcggcaggggccatacgggttgcgcgccgtggTAGGGTTTTATGCGCATGGTAGCTGGACCCCCAGCGCAGGGGGCGTGGTCCTTCGGCCCGCAAGGGCGGGCCGGGTACGCCTCAGGCGGGGACGGGGCGTGGCCGTTGCCGGTAAGGCGGTGTAAGGCACGCCCCAGTCATTTCTCTAAACAGCGGGAGAGCCGTGCACCGCTTCTTCTCCTTTTTTACCCTGCAATGGTGtgtttttggtattaggtggaaataaagctgtgaccatttattctttgcacaaaattaccggtctcgtctccagttatttgattagagcaagccggcggggcgccggaaggtcaccctctccatccttacaggggcgaagggggcagcaatggcgccACAGCGGGATAAGGAGGCGGGGTGCCGGGCCGCCCAAAGGCGCgaacgccgggggagggggggtttgccgCAGGGCGGcgggaccccctccccttttcatCACGTGCAGGGAGCCCTGAGCCAGTAAAAGGTGTGGCCCAGAGGcggggggtgaggagggagaggcagataaaagcagcagccggggggggggggagggagttaatagctccattttccccacacaggaaaggAAGCCCACCCACCCTCCCTGAGTTGGCAAGGAACAGGGTCGGTAGTAGCTAGGACAGGGGAACGGGCCAAGGGAGCGCAGGAGTAAGGCAGTTTTTTCGTCACTTGCTAATGAATGACACGTTGTGAGAAGTTATTATGGTGTTTTGTTTTATCGCAATAAACATGGTTTGGTGTAAATCGTTTGTATTTTCTTGTCACagcgggttgcggggaaggagcggtgcacaaggcatggtaaggggggattgtcagaatgcctcgcataagtcaccaattagtaggccgtacgcctggttccagctaaatgcggcaggggccatacgggttgcgcgctgtggtagggtgttatgcgcatggtagctggtcccccagcgcagggggtgtggtccgtcggcccgcaagggcgggccgggtatgcctcaggcggggagggggcgtggccgtcGCCGGTAAGGCGGCATAAGGCACGCCCCAGTAATTTCTCTAAACAGCGGGAGAGCCGTGCACCGCTTCCTCTCCTTTTTTACCCTGCAATGGTGtgtttttggtattaggtggaaataaagctgtgaccatttattctttgcacaaaattacCAGTCTCGTCTCCAGTTTTTTGATTAGAGCAAACCGGCGGGGCGCCggaaggtcaccctctccatccttaaCCACATACAGTAACTCTTTCTTCAATTGTGGGAGAGTTCCGTCCTAACAGGATGGACAGTGTAACTGTATTCCAACTTCGGCACAGAGATTTATGTGGCGAATGCGTACTTAGGGGCATAATCAGTTTGCATCACTAAGCAAATGCGACGCAATAACTAAGCAACTGCTAAGTGATGCGACCACAATAACCCCGGTGGTGCCACTGCCACTCGCATGCACGGTTCTGTGCTTGCGCCGAATGTGATTGTTGTGCATTGAGTGCATTGAGTGCAaacacctctgcttgattgacagacagaggtgttcgcagaggaagGCAGGGGATGGTGATGGAGCATTGCAGGGGCAACACGGGGAAAACGGGGGAAGGGCGGCAGTGTTTTCGGGGCATCTTCGTGACGTCATGTGCAGCCACTCCGATGAGAATGGTGGCtgaccgcctgcatacacagcctagctgAGGCTGCAGGGGTCAACTgtaattaaattgcggtcgcagctgctgggcaggccattctgccttgccctgcgatgggcggcccacagcatgggaaagacaggattgcagattcagctttttagcagaatctgcaatctgtactgaatatgaataacccccttagtttcCAAACAAGTAGACTGTCATTGTAGCAACTAACTCAAAGAACAAATGTTTCTGTGTCTCTTATTCCAGCCAATAAATGTCTTCTATCCAAGGTAATAGATGTGTCTATATTGCTCATCTGCACAGGACTAGTGACtaggccagtgattttcaacctttttttactcgcggcacaccaaacaatattttgaaattgccaaggcacaccatcagttccccacagaaaaaaacaaaaaacacacattggccctcacagtaaaaacaagaatccacacatacatttgCCTACACaggaaaacaatcacattgctccccacataaatcatgttgctccccacataaatcatgttgctccctacataaatcccattgctccccacataaatcaatcacattgttccccacataaatcatgacgctcacacataaatcaatcacatttcttcccacataaatcctattgctccccacatgaattattcacattgttccccccataaatccataaatccaattgctccccacaggagaaataatataacaaatattagcccctactggttagctgtcctcctccctgtccctcagtggcgggggttgttcatagtggagtgctgcgaatactgagcagcgggcggggtgcaggtatggatgtgggtgggcaaggaaagctgtggatgcgggCGGGAGCTgcaagatgtgtatacaggcgggtgggctggctgggtggtgagacgctgcagccgtgacctatgatatcacactgccgcatcatcaaggcataggtcacggccggagcatgactgatcctccaagaagatgcaggaagctgctctggctccgcggcacaccttgcaactggtcgcggcacactagtgtgccacggcacactggttgaaaaagcctggactAGGCTCTGTTCCTGCTGTTTTCTTCCAATTAAAGAGGTAtacacctttctttctttctttctttctttctttctttctttctttccacctTCCCCATTTGTATGTGCTTGCTTAGACAATCCAAAATCTCTTGGAGCAAGACAAAACAATCTCTAATTGCTAGCGCCCACACAAGAAAGGTGTCCACTCCAGAGACATACAGGACTCAGAGACAACAGTAGTGTATCCCTCAGCCTGTTCATTAGGGGCGCCTTCCCCTCAAGACCATGCCCCTTGTTTTGTGGTGTGTGTGCTGTACCAGTTCAATATTTGGGGGACAAGGGGTAGGCACAAGTGCTCTTTCTGGCACAGATCACCAAAATGTTTACTTACCACTCTGGCCCCAGAAGCCTATTtcagtataaattagagatgagcgggttcggtttctctgaatccgaacccgccgaacttcagctttttttacacggggccgagcaggctcggatcctcccgccttgctcggttaacccgagcgcgcccgaacgtcatcatcccgctgtcggattctcgcgaggctcggattctatcgcgagactcggattctatataaggagccgcgcgtcgccgccatttttcacacgtgcattgagattgatagggagaggacgtggctggcgtcctctccgtttagagtgactaatagtactagagagagagagacacaaattttggggagcataatataggaggagtactacttgctgctgatagtgtgaccagtggcagtgaccagtgccaccagtttaatgaatccgttctctgcctgaaaaaaaacgatacacggtgtgacacagtcacacataccatatctgtgctcagcccagtgtgctgcatcatatactgtatatcattatctgactgctgagtgctcactgctcacacagcttaattgtgggggagactggggagcagttatagcaggagtacatattttaagtacagtgcacacttttgctgccagagtgccactgccagtgtgactgaccagtgaccactgacca
The Pseudophryne corroboree isolate aPseCor3 chromosome 4, aPseCor3.hap2, whole genome shotgun sequence DNA segment above includes these coding regions:
- the LOC134910848 gene encoding integrase/recombinase xerD homolog, encoding MPFSSLADSRACLNELVERSLAPKTWKAYVAAWEKWQQFQGNVSSEGQTPLQQLLEFLGKSKEEGASRAVANTRLAGVSFFSKLLGKEDLTKAFVVRTVMKGWARVEIRRPDSREPVTIERLKSIIHIVAKVCNGEYEEKLFKAAFIMAFSGAFRVGELVAQSKMAAGTGLLVKNVVASQGAVLCKIHKSKTDQIGKGRWVQLGRHPDTTVCPIEAVQTFLEVRPKGGENFLIHVDQAALTRFQFTAIFKKCIKELGWNPRKFGTHSFRIGTAPSAASQGCSAEEIKGKGG